The Pseudomonas sp. TH06 genome has a window encoding:
- a CDS encoding paraquat-inducible protein A: MSESVDAPGLSDLPLEDLVACHECDLLMRKPTLAHGEKALCPRCGYELYAHRHNVVQRSLALVIAALLLYIPANFLPIMQLNILGQSSQDTVWSGVLGLFNTDMQGVSIVVFLCSMAIPLLKLLCQLFVLLTIRFNVGRSYGLLLYRIYHHLRDWGMLEVYLMGVLVAIVKLADMAAITVGLGLVCFIGLLLIQVWLEVVMSPHQIWQALSGEDAHAGD, encoded by the coding sequence ATGTCAGAGTCGGTTGACGCCCCAGGGCTGTCAGATTTACCGCTGGAGGACTTGGTGGCCTGTCACGAGTGCGACCTGCTGATGCGCAAGCCAACGCTTGCTCACGGCGAAAAAGCCCTCTGCCCGCGCTGCGGTTACGAACTGTACGCCCATCGCCATAATGTGGTGCAGCGCAGCCTTGCCCTGGTCATCGCGGCATTGCTGTTGTACATCCCTGCAAACTTTTTACCCATCATGCAGCTCAATATCCTCGGGCAATCCTCGCAGGACACTGTCTGGAGCGGAGTGCTCGGGCTGTTCAACACTGACATGCAGGGCGTTTCGATCGTCGTATTCCTGTGCAGCATGGCGATACCGCTGCTCAAGTTGCTCTGCCAGTTGTTCGTTTTACTGACGATTCGCTTCAATGTCGGCCGCAGCTATGGGCTGTTGCTCTACCGCATTTATCACCACCTCAGAGATTGGGGAATGCTCGAGGTCTACCTCATGGGCGTGCTGGTGGCGATCGTCAAACTGGCGGACATGGCGGCGATCACCGTCGGCCTTGGCCTGGTGTGTTTCATCGGTTTGTTGTTGATTCAGGTCTGGCTGGAAGTGGTGATGTCACCGCATCAGATCTGGCAGGCGTTGTCGGGAGAGGATGCTCATGCGGGCGATTGA